The following coding sequences are from one Triticum aestivum cultivar Chinese Spring chromosome 5A, IWGSC CS RefSeq v2.1, whole genome shotgun sequence window:
- the LOC123102215 gene encoding DEAD-box ATP-dependent RNA helicase 9 produces the protein MYAMIRRADPLRRRAASAILAALLQHPAGPSAAGASASVLPPRSPLPPPAMWFHSRPAPLGFRETGAARAGAHAQFAADEGWNYDDKRKPAGGVAGAGAGAKEEGLEIAKLGISSEIVDKLSAKGITKLFPIQRAVLEPAMQGKDMVGRAKTGTGKTLAFGIPIMDAIIRHNAANKPGIYPLAICLAPTRELAKQVEKEFVDSSRLDTLCVYGGTPIQQQMKGLSQGVDVVVGTPGRVIDLLNRRALNLSNVQFVVLDEADQMLSVGFDEAVEEILQNVPAKRQTLMFSATMPPWIRKLMQKYLKDPVIVDLVGEDDQKLAEGISLLSIATENHAKPAVLGQLIQDHAKGGKCIVFTQTKRDADRLSYTMSRSVQCQALHGDITQQQRERTLQGFREGRFNTLIATDVAARGLDIPNVDLVIHYELPNNSEIFVHRSGRTGRAGKKGTAIVMYSYNQSRAVRGIENDVGGKFTELPKINVEGSDLTMASGYDSFGGGGGGGRSRGGGFGGRGGGFGNSSSRGGGFGDSGFGRSGGGFGRSGGGGGGGFGDSGFGRSGGGGGFGDSGFGRSGGGGGGFGSSGGFGSSGSGRSGGFGSNSGSSGSSWGGFGSFGGKSS, from the exons ATGTACGCCATGATCCGCCGCGCGGATCCCCTCCGGAGGCGCGCCGCGTCGGCCATCCTGGCCGCGCTGCTGCAGCACCCGGCGGGCCCCTCCGCCGCCGGGGCGTCGGCGTCGGTCCTGCCCCCAAGGTCGCCGCTCCCGCCGCCGGCGATGTGGTTCCACTCCAGGCCGGCCCCGCTCGGGTTCCGGGAGACGGGGGCCGCGCGGGCCGGGGCGCACGCTCAGTTCGCGGCGGACGAGGGGTGGAACTACGACGATAAGAGGAAGCCCGCGGGGGGCGTGGCtggggccggcgccggcgccaagGAGGAGGGGCTTGAGATCGCAAAGCTCGGGATCTCGTCCGAGATCGTCGACAAGCTCTCCGCCAAGGGCATCACCAAGCTGTTCCCCATCCAG AGAGCTGTCCTTGAGCCAGCAATGCAAGGCAAGGATATGGTTGGCCGTGCCAAAACGGGGACAGGGAAAACTTTGGCATTTGGAATCCCCATAATGGATGCAATTATTCGCCATAACGCAGCTAACAA ACCTGGAATATATCCCCTGGCGATATGTTTGGCACCAACACGGGAACTTGCAAAACAAGTTGAGAAAGAATTTGTTGATTCTTCCCGGCTGGATACACTCTGTGTATATGGAGGCACTCCAATTCAGCAACAAATGAAAGGACTTAGCCAGGGTGTTGATGTAGTTGTTGGGACACCTGGACGGGTAATTGATCTGCTAAATAGACGTGCTCTGAATTTGTCAAATGTCCAGTTTGTTGTTCTCGATGAAGCAGACCAGATGCTGTCAGTGGGTTTTGATGAAGCTGTTGAGGAAATTTTGCAAAATGTGCCTGCCAAACGTCAAACCTTGATGTTCTCCGCAACAATGCCACCCTGGATACGCAAGCTGATGCAGAAGTACCTCAAAGATCCTGTCATAGTTGATCTT GTGGGTGAAGATGACCAGAAGCTGGCAGAAGGGATTTCTCTGTTGTCTATTGCTACAGAGAATCATGCAAAACCTGCTGTCCTTGGGCAATTGATTCAG GACCATGCTAAAGGTGGCAAGTGCATTGTATTTACGCAAACAAAAAGGGATGCTGATCGGTTGTCATACACTATGAGTCGAAGTGTCCAGTGTCAGGCTCTTCATGGAGATATTACACAACAACAGAGAGAGAGGACACTTCAAGGATTTCGTGAAGGGCGCTTTAATACTTTGATTGCCACTGATGTTGCTGCTCGTGGTTTGGATATTCCAAATGTGGATCTG GTGATACACTATGAATTGCCAAACAATTCAGAGATATTTGTTCACAGGTCTGGCCGTACTGGCCGTGCTGGGAAGAAAGGCACTGCAATTGTGATGTACAGCTACAACCAAAGTAGAGCTGTCAGGGGCATCGAGAATGACGTTGGAGGCAAGTTTACGGAG CTTCCAAAGATCAATGTTGAAGGTTCTGACTTGACAATGGCTAGTGGTTATGATTCgttcggaggtggaggtggaggtgggcgCTCACGTGGTGGTGGTtttggtggccgcggtggtggtttTGGCAACTCTTCCAGCAGAGGTGGCGGGTTTGGTGATTCCGGTTTTGGTCGTTCAGGTGGTGGGTTTGGTCGGtcaggcggcggcggaggtggtggaTTTGGCGATTCAGGGTTTGGCCgatcaggtggtggtggtggattcggTGATTCAGGGTTTGGCCGatcaggtggtggtggaggtggattCGGCTCAAGTGGTGGGTTTGGGAGTTCTGGTTCAGGGCGGTCTGGCGGGTTTGGTAGCAACTCTGGTAGCTCTGGCTCTAGCTGGGGTGGATTCGGCAGCTTTGGAGGCAAAAGCTCTTGA